TCCATGTGAGTGGATTTGGTAGTCTTGGGCAAAAACTGCTACTGTATTGCTACTTAAATGCGCGTAGAACCGCTTTGGCAGGAGATGTAAGATGGAGCGCAGCAGTTTACTCATCTCATCTCCATCTTCACTAAAACCTAGTAAAACAGGTAGTTCTGCACCAGTGTATAACAGCACGATTTGGCGAATGCTGTCACTATCTTTGAGTGCGTACCAGATGGTATACGACCAAAAAAAGTCATCTAAATCTCCAAGTTCATACAAATGCACAAAAGGTTGACGGTGCAGAAACGCTTCTATTTCATCCCTTGCATGCAGACAAACTGGCTTGATGAATTTCATATTTTAGTAGTTGCTTTAGCATACTTCCCTGCGACCGGGAAATATTTCTGCTCTGGTTCTGACACCGACATGATTGCATGGATTGAACAGCTTTATAGAAGATAGAAGCTTGTATCAGAACATTCAGTTAAATTTTGAATTTTTTATGACACAGCTTACTTTTGTGATTGGCAACAAGAATTATTCATCATGGTCACTCTCGCGGAAAACGCCACTAGCCATTCCTCCCTCAACAATAGCGGTCAATGTCTCGTAGACAGACAGTAGCGTAAACTTAACAAGCTTTCTACAATATGCAGTGTAAGTAGCACCTGTGTTGGAATACAAAACGTTGAATAACACACACGAGGAATGGCACCATGAGTACAATCAAATTTGTCAACGAGAATCAGGAAGTCGTGACAGCCTATGGTGCTAACTTGAGGCTAAAAGCTTTAGAAAACCGCATCCCCATTTATAAGATGATGGCAAAACTGACTAACTGCGGGGGTTACGGTCAATGTGGTACTTGTATTGTGGAAATTGTTGAAGGGATGGAAAACCTTTCTTCTCGGACGGAAGTAGAAAAAGTCATGCTCAAGAGAAAGCCCGAAAGCTATCGTTTGGCGTGTCAAACCTGTGTCTATGGTCCTGTGAGTGTCAAAACTAAACCTTAGCTTTGGTCAAAACTTACAGGGTAGTAAATAAGTTTATGAGATAGAGACGTAAAATTTTGCGTCTCTACATATAGCAGTTATCAATTGGGTACAATACAGGTTTTTGTAAGGGCACAACAATTTTGTGCCCCTGAGCGTGTGTTACATCCAAACGAGAACCGCTATCGTCCCATGACCCAATCTCCTAGCCAATTTTCCCAGTGAAAACCCGCTCGGTCGGTCCTGTCATGTAAACCCGTTGGTCTTCTTGTGACCATTCAATTTGTAAAGATCCTCCAGGCAGTTCAACGGTTGCAGTGTCATCACATCTCCCAGTCAAAACACCAGCCACCAAGGAAGCACACGCACCAGTCCCACAAGCTAAAGTAATACCAGCGCCACGTTCCCATACCCGCATTTTCACGTAGTCACGGCGTACCACTTCAATAAATTCTGTATTTGTCCTTTGTGGAAAAGCAGGATGATGCTCAAATTGGGAACCAATAACTTCCAAAGGAATTGCTGCTACGTCATCTACAAAAGTAATACAGTGAGGATTACCCATACTGACACAGGTGACATGCCACGTTTTCCCTGCCACCTCTAGCGGCTGATTAATGACTTTTTCGTTAGCTGGACAAAGGTTGGTGGGAATTTCACTGGCAAGTAGCCTGGGGAGACCCATATCCACCTTAACTTGACCATCTGGCATGAGTTGGAGTGTAATTACACCAGCCAATGTATGAATGCGATATTGGTCGCCGTTTCTGGTGTCACCCTCCAAATCAGCTAAAAAAGTAGCCAAACAGCGAATGCCGTTACCACACATTTCTGGTTCAGAACCATCAGAATTGAAAATCCGCATTGTGTAGTCAGTACCGTTTTGTCCTGGTAAGCTAAAAATGACACCATTAGCACCAATACCAAAGTGGCGATCGCACAACTTAACTGCTTGTTCAGGAGTGAGTACAGGAATAGATGACGAGCGATTGTCAATCAAAATGAAGTCATTACCTAAACCGTGATACTTAGTAAATTCGATTGCCATTTCTCAAATCGTTGAACTATATTTGTGTTTTCTCCTATGTCATAAGTCTATTGTTAATCACTCATGACTAAGGACTAATGACTAATTTAATGAATAATGACTATGATTACGGAATTTGATACTTCACTGCCCAGCGTTCGGCAAGTACAAAACCTAATTCAACAGGCAAAGACAATTCAGTTAAAACTACTAACCGACGACATACTGACTGGGAAAGTTATATGGCAGGACGCACAATGTGTCTGTCTTGTGGATGAAAACAACCAGCAGACCACTGTTTGGAAGCAAGCAATTGTATACATCAAGCCCAAAGATTAGTCCTTTGTATGATTGCTAATGACCAATGACTAATGACTAATCCAACACACTATCCATTGGCAAAAACTCTTTTAGTGCTTCTGCTTCGCCTGCTTTCACCACTGGGATAGAGAGCGATATTTGGCTGGCTGGGTTAAGCAACTGTACAAGTTGATTCAGAGAAGGCAAATTCCCGCACAATAAAACTTGGTCGCGAACTTGCAAGTCCTTGCTAGCATTGGGAAAGCGGATAAACTTGCCATCTCGCCGTATCGCCTGCACCATAACTCCAGATTGGTTGTGGATATCTAAATCAGCAAGGGTTTTACCAACTACAGGACTATCAGCGCTGATTGTTACCCACTGGCAAGCACTGTTTTCGCCTGGAACAGCAGCTTGACCTTTAGCGAATTCATCCAAAGCAGCCAATTCATCATCCGATCCAACCACCAAAAGCTGATCGCCCTCTTCCAGCCTAGTCTGCGCTGGAGGATAATCTATTTCTTCACCTCCTTGACGACGAATTGCCATCAAACTCGCCCCTGTTAAGTAGCGCATATCTGCTTCGTCTAAGGCCATACCGACGAGAGGCGAACCGGATGGTAAGGAATACCAGCGCTTGTTGAGGTCTTGAGTTGCCTGTTGCAAATTGCGGGAAACCTCAGACGCTGATTCTTCCGGTCGCAGATCCAAATAATGACGATTGCGGATTTCCTGCATTTCTCGCTGCACCACAGCAGATGACAAGCCCAAATCAGTTAATATGTAGGCTGTCATTTCCAAACTAGCCTCAAACTCTGGTTGCACGACTTCCCTCGCTCCCAGTTGGTAAAGCACCTCAATACTTTTATCGTTAGTGGCGCGAACAACGACATCTAGATCGGGAGACAATTCCAAAGCACGTTTGAGGCAAAGACGCGTACTCATTGGGTCAGGTAATGCGATCGCCATTCCTCGTGCGCTGTTGACTCCAGCGGTTTCTAAAACGTGAAAACTCACGCAATTACCATAAATATAAGGAACCTCAGCTTCACGCAATTGCTGAATTCGGCTTTCCGCCTGGTCAATCACCACGATAGGCACATCGTGCTGCTGAAGCAACTTCACCAAATTCCGTCCCACTCGCCCATAGCCGCAAACCACCACATGGTTTTTCGTCGGTAGTTCGTCAGCAACTGCTAACGGCTGACCTTCCCCGCTTAAATAGGGCTTCAGCCAAGGTATTGATTCTACCCAGTCAAATAAAA
The sequence above is a segment of the Mastigocladopsis repens PCC 10914 genome. Coding sequences within it:
- a CDS encoding 2Fe-2S iron-sulfur cluster-binding protein, which produces MSTIKFVNENQEVVTAYGANLRLKALENRIPIYKMMAKLTNCGGYGQCGTCIVEIVEGMENLSSRTEVEKVMLKRKPESYRLACQTCVYGPVSVKTKP
- the dapF gene encoding diaminopimelate epimerase, whose product is MAIEFTKYHGLGNDFILIDNRSSSIPVLTPEQAVKLCDRHFGIGANGVIFSLPGQNGTDYTMRIFNSDGSEPEMCGNGIRCLATFLADLEGDTRNGDQYRIHTLAGVITLQLMPDGQVKVDMGLPRLLASEIPTNLCPANEKVINQPLEVAGKTWHVTCVSMGNPHCITFVDDVAAIPLEVIGSQFEHHPAFPQRTNTEFIEVVRRDYVKMRVWERGAGITLACGTGACASLVAGVLTGRCDDTATVELPGGSLQIEWSQEDQRVYMTGPTERVFTGKIG
- a CDS encoding Hfq-related RNA-binding protein; translated protein: MITEFDTSLPSVRQVQNLIQQAKTIQLKLLTDDILTGKVIWQDAQCVCLVDENNQQTTVWKQAIVYIKPKD
- a CDS encoding cation:proton antiporter domain-containing protein, with product MQEDFRLIVDLVSVFAVAACGGLLAALLRQPVLLGYLIGGMVIGPAGLGLIKELIQVETLAQFGVAFLLFALGVEFSFAELKKVQAIALGGGGLQIALTIVITVLVCGATGAWAYLPAKGMFLGAILSLSSTAVVLKCLMERNETETPHGQVMLGILVVQDLALGLMLAVLPALNQPMESIGIAVLLALLRIGLFAGGAVAAGIWLIPPLLRLLARTESRELFLLGVVALCLGIALLTEYMGLSIEMGAFVAGLMISEVEYADQTLTYVEPLRDIFATLFFASIGMLIDPVFLWNNLELILGLVALVFIGKFLIITPLVKLFRYPLKTALIAGLGLAQIGEFSFVLASEGQVLGLVSRRVYLLILGTTAVTLVLTPFVLRLVPILFDWVESIPWLKPYLSGEGQPLAVADELPTKNHVVVCGYGRVGRNLVKLLQQHDVPIVVIDQAESRIQQLREAEVPYIYGNCVSFHVLETAGVNSARGMAIALPDPMSTRLCLKRALELSPDLDVVVRATNDKSIEVLYQLGAREVVQPEFEASLEMTAYILTDLGLSSAVVQREMQEIRNRHYLDLRPEESASEVSRNLQQATQDLNKRWYSLPSGSPLVGMALDEADMRYLTGASLMAIRRQGGEEIDYPPAQTRLEEGDQLLVVGSDDELAALDEFAKGQAAVPGENSACQWVTISADSPVVGKTLADLDIHNQSGVMVQAIRRDGKFIRFPNASKDLQVRDQVLLCGNLPSLNQLVQLLNPASQISLSIPVVKAGEAEALKEFLPMDSVLD